A genomic segment from Bosea sp. OAE506 encodes:
- a CDS encoding type II toxin-antitoxin system RatA family toxin gives MPMFNSARRVRHTPEQMFALVADVEKYPQFLPLCEGLTVRRRTPQEGGGEVLLADMSVGYKAIRETFTSRVTLDPANLRILVEYVDGPFRYLENRWTFKPHESGCEIGFFISYEFASRMLGLLMGAMFDKAFRKFAEAFERRADLVYGTGAARGAITAS, from the coding sequence ATGCCGATGTTCAACAGCGCCCGGCGGGTGCGCCACACCCCCGAGCAGATGTTCGCGCTCGTCGCCGATGTCGAGAAGTACCCCCAGTTCCTGCCGCTCTGTGAGGGGCTCACGGTCCGCCGCCGGACCCCGCAGGAAGGCGGCGGCGAGGTGCTGCTGGCCGACATGAGCGTCGGCTACAAGGCGATCCGCGAGACCTTCACCAGCCGCGTCACGCTCGACCCGGCCAATTTGCGGATCCTCGTCGAATATGTCGACGGCCCGTTCCGCTATCTGGAGAACCGCTGGACCTTCAAGCCGCATGAGAGCGGCTGCGAGATCGGCTTCTTCATCTCCTACGAATTCGCCAGCCGCATGCTCGGGCTGCTGATGGGCGCAATGTTCGACAAGGCCTTCCGCAAATTCGCCGAAGCCTTCGAGCGCCGGGCCGATCTCGTCTATGGCACCGGTGCCGCCAGAGGGGCGATCACGGCGTCCTGA
- the lipA gene encoding lipoyl synthase has protein sequence MALVLDLLNRDPRPNVGNPKAEAAQAPAELRHPEKQKRPENPILRKPDWIRVKAPGSPKWAETQKIVKAEKLVTVCEEAGCPNIGECWEKKHATFMIMGDTCTRACAFCNVKTGVPQPLDPLEPAKVAQAVAKLGLEHVVITSVDRDDLKDGGAEHFAQVIRAIRKASPGTTIEILTPDFLRKPGALEVVVAAKPDVFNHNLETVPGKYLTVRPGARYFHSLRLLQRVKELDPTIFTKSGIMVGLGEERNEILQLMDDLRSADVDFITIGQYLAPSRKHHAVIRFVTPEEFKGFEAIAYAKGFLMVSSTPLTRSSHHAGEDFARLRAAREAKVGIGHNSRG, from the coding sequence ATGGCCCTCGTCCTCGACCTGCTCAACCGCGATCCGCGGCCCAATGTCGGCAATCCGAAGGCGGAGGCCGCCCAGGCCCCGGCGGAGCTGCGCCACCCGGAGAAGCAGAAGCGACCCGAGAACCCGATCCTGCGCAAGCCGGATTGGATCCGCGTCAAGGCGCCGGGCTCGCCGAAATGGGCCGAGACCCAGAAGATCGTGAAGGCCGAGAAGCTGGTCACGGTCTGCGAGGAGGCCGGCTGCCCCAATATCGGCGAGTGCTGGGAAAAGAAGCACGCCACCTTCATGATCATGGGCGACACCTGCACGCGGGCCTGCGCCTTCTGCAACGTCAAGACCGGCGTGCCGCAGCCGCTCGACCCGCTCGAGCCGGCCAAGGTCGCCCAGGCCGTCGCCAAGCTCGGGCTCGAGCATGTCGTGATCACCTCGGTCGATCGCGACGACCTCAAGGATGGCGGCGCCGAGCATTTCGCTCAGGTCATCCGCGCCATCCGCAAGGCTTCGCCCGGCACCACCATCGAGATCCTGACGCCCGACTTCCTGCGCAAGCCCGGCGCGCTCGAGGTCGTGGTCGCGGCCAAGCCCGACGTCTTCAACCACAATCTCGAGACCGTGCCGGGCAAGTATCTGACGGTGCGCCCCGGCGCGCGCTATTTCCACTCACTGCGTCTGTTGCAGCGGGTCAAGGAGCTCGATCCGACGATCTTCACCAAGTCCGGCATCATGGTCGGCCTCGGCGAGGAGCGGAACGAGATCTTGCAGCTGATGGACGATCTGCGCTCGGCCGATGTCGATTTCATCACCATCGGTCAGTACCTCGCGCCCTCCCGCAAGCACCATGCGGTGATCCGCTTCGTCACGCCCGAGGAGTTCAAGGGCTTCGAGGCGATCGCCTATGCGAAGGGCTTCCTGATGGTGTCCTCGACGCCGCTGACGCGCTCCTCGCACCATGCCGGCGAGGATTTCGCGCGGCTGCGCGCGGCCCGCGAGGCGAAGGTCGGCATCGGCCACAACAGCCGCGGCTGA
- a CDS encoding GlsB/YeaQ/YmgE family stress response membrane protein, with amino-acid sequence MENFAATMAQPGYGFFATIFIGMLAGWIAEKITSSDHGLFTNMLVGVAGSFLGSRLADLLDIAVFGFWRTLAAAIAGAVVVIVIWNAARGRR; translated from the coding sequence ATGGAAAACTTCGCCGCCACCATGGCGCAGCCGGGCTATGGCTTCTTCGCCACGATCTTCATCGGCATGCTCGCCGGCTGGATCGCCGAGAAGATCACCTCCTCGGATCATGGCCTCTTCACCAACATGCTCGTCGGCGTCGCCGGCTCCTTCCTCGGCAGCCGCCTGGCGGACCTGCTCGACATCGCGGTCTTCGGCTTCTGGCGCACGCTTGCCGCCGCGATCGCCGGTGCCGTCGTCGTCATCGTGATCTGGAACGCGGCGCGCGGACGCCGCTGA
- a CDS encoding GlsB/YeaQ/YmgE family stress response membrane protein: MTPRTRKPKAPDTIVPDEQVEILPPGRGLVLDWRVIAPTVALGTVTGFAASLVVGGGGLLRHAVVGLLGMLVGQGLVRLTGWRVQTGSARLDEMAMAVIGAILVVLLARFIA, from the coding sequence ATGACGCCCCGCACCCGCAAACCCAAAGCCCCCGACACCATCGTGCCCGACGAGCAGGTCGAGATCCTGCCGCCCGGCCGCGGTCTCGTGCTCGACTGGCGCGTGATCGCGCCGACGGTGGCGCTGGGCACGGTGACGGGCTTCGCAGCCAGCCTCGTCGTCGGCGGGGGCGGGCTCCTGCGCCACGCGGTCGTCGGCCTGCTCGGCATGCTGGTCGGGCAGGGGCTGGTGCGCCTGACGGGCTGGCGGGTCCAGACCGGCTCCGCGCGTCTCGACGAGATGGCGATGGCGGTCATCGGCGCGATTCTCGTGGTGCTGCTCGCCCGCTTCATCGCCTGA
- the lpdA gene encoding dihydrolipoyl dehydrogenase, giving the protein MADYDIIIIGSGPGGYVAAIRAAQLGYRTAIVEREHLAGICSNWGCIPTKALLRSAEILHYGQHAKDYGLVLEGTFKADLEAVVKRSRGIAARMNNGVQFLMKKNKVDVIWGEAVLTKTGTIQVAPTKKPAMQPQVPPPKNAKGEGTYTADHIIVATGARPRALPGIEPDGKLIWTYFEAMVPAKLPKSLLVMGSGAIGIEFASFYRTMGVEVTVVEVMPQVVPVEDAEIGAFARKAFEKQGIKILTSAKVTKVEKGADSVTAHIEDEKGGKLTITADRMISAVGVVGNIENLGLEALGVKTDRGCIVIDDLCRTNVKGLYAIGDVAGPPMLAHKAEHEGVICVEAIKGLHPHPMDKLMIPGCTYCHPQIASVGLTEAKAKAAGHEIKVGRFPFVANGKAVALGEDSGLAKTIFDAKTGKLLGAHLVGPEVTELIQGFVVAMNLETTEEELMHTVFPHPTISEVMKESVLDAYGKALNA; this is encoded by the coding sequence ATGGCTGACTACGACATCATCATCATCGGCTCCGGCCCCGGCGGCTATGTCGCGGCGATCCGGGCGGCCCAGCTCGGCTACAGGACGGCGATCGTCGAGCGCGAGCATCTCGCGGGCATCTGCTCGAACTGGGGCTGCATCCCGACCAAGGCGCTGCTGCGGTCGGCCGAGATCCTGCATTACGGCCAGCACGCCAAGGATTACGGGCTGGTGCTGGAAGGCACGTTCAAGGCCGATCTCGAAGCGGTTGTGAAGCGCTCGCGCGGCATCGCGGCGCGGATGAACAACGGCGTCCAGTTCCTGATGAAGAAGAACAAGGTCGACGTGATCTGGGGCGAGGCGGTGCTGACCAAGACCGGCACGATCCAGGTCGCGCCGACCAAGAAGCCGGCAATGCAGCCGCAGGTGCCGCCGCCGAAGAACGCCAAGGGCGAGGGCACCTACACTGCCGACCACATCATCGTCGCGACCGGCGCCCGCCCGCGCGCGCTGCCCGGCATCGAGCCGGACGGCAAGCTGATCTGGACCTATTTCGAGGCGATGGTGCCGGCCAAGCTGCCCAAGTCCCTGCTCGTGATGGGCTCGGGCGCCATCGGCATCGAGTTCGCCTCCTTCTACCGGACGATGGGCGTCGAGGTGACGGTCGTCGAGGTGATGCCGCAGGTCGTCCCCGTCGAGGACGCCGAGATCGGCGCCTTCGCCCGCAAGGCCTTCGAGAAGCAGGGCATCAAGATCCTGACTTCGGCCAAGGTTACCAAGGTCGAGAAGGGCGCTGATAGCGTCACCGCCCATATCGAGGACGAGAAGGGCGGCAAGCTCACCATCACAGCCGACCGGATGATCTCGGCCGTCGGCGTCGTCGGCAACATCGAGAACCTCGGCCTCGAGGCGCTCGGCGTGAAGACCGATCGCGGTTGCATCGTCATCGACGATCTCTGCCGCACCAACGTCAAGGGCCTCTATGCCATCGGCGACGTCGCCGGCCCGCCGATGCTCGCCCACAAGGCCGAGCATGAGGGCGTGATCTGCGTCGAGGCGATCAAGGGCCTGCATCCGCATCCGATGGACAAGCTGATGATCCCGGGCTGCACCTATTGCCACCCGCAGATCGCCAGCGTCGGCCTGACCGAGGCCAAGGCCAAGGCCGCCGGCCATGAGATCAAGGTCGGCCGCTTTCCCTTCGTCGCCAATGGCAAGGCGGTCGCGCTCGGCGAGGATTCAGGCCTGGCCAAGACGATCTTCGATGCCAAGACCGGCAAGCTGCTCGGCGCCCATCTCGTCGGGCCCGAGGTCACCGAGCTGATCCAGGGCTTCGTCGTGGCGATGAACCTCGAGACCACCGAGGAAGAGCTGATGCACACGGTCTTCCCGCATCCGACGATCTCGGAGGTGATGAAGGAGAGCGTGCTCGACGCCTATGGCAAGGCGCTGAACGCGTAA
- a CDS encoding pyruvate dehydrogenase complex dihydrolipoamide acetyltransferase, giving the protein MPTNILMPALSPTMEKGNLAKWLKKEGDTIKSGDIIAEIETDKATMEVEAVDEGILAKIVVPEGTADVAVNEIIGVIAGEGEDAKAAAAPAKAEAPKAAEAPKADAPKAAPVAAAPAAAPAAAAAASPGERPFASPLARRLAKEAGLDLSKVQGSGPHGRIVEKDIEAAKTGGGAKAAPAVAPATAAPAAASKPASAPLATGPSDDQVKKLFAADSYEEVPHDGMRKTIARRLLEAKQTVPHFYVTVDCELDALLKLRGELNAAAPEKDGKPAYKLSVNDMVIKALALALKAVPDANVSWTENTMLKHKHADVGVAVSIPGGLITPIIRDACHKTLSQISNEMKDMAARAKARKLKPEEYQGGTTAVSNLGMFGVKDFAAIVNPPHATILAVGAGEQRAVVKGGQLAVATVMSVTLSTDHRAVDGALGAELLAAFKGYIEKPMAMLV; this is encoded by the coding sequence ATGCCGACCAACATCCTGATGCCCGCGCTCTCTCCCACGATGGAGAAGGGCAATCTCGCCAAGTGGCTGAAGAAGGAAGGCGACACGATCAAGTCCGGCGACATCATCGCCGAGATCGAGACCGACAAGGCCACGATGGAAGTCGAGGCCGTGGACGAGGGCATTCTGGCGAAGATCGTCGTGCCGGAGGGCACGGCCGATGTCGCGGTCAACGAGATCATCGGCGTGATCGCCGGCGAGGGCGAGGACGCCAAGGCGGCCGCCGCGCCGGCCAAGGCCGAGGCTCCCAAAGCTGCCGAAGCTCCCAAGGCCGACGCGCCCAAGGCTGCGCCTGTCGCCGCCGCTCCGGCGGCTGCTCCCGCGGCGGCCGCGGCCGCGTCCCCCGGCGAGCGCCCCTTTGCCTCGCCGTTGGCGCGCCGGCTCGCCAAAGAGGCCGGGCTCGACCTGTCGAAGGTCCAGGGCTCGGGCCCCCATGGCCGCATCGTCGAGAAGGATATCGAGGCCGCCAAGACCGGCGGCGGCGCCAAGGCCGCGCCGGCTGTCGCACCTGCGACGGCTGCACCGGCGGCCGCGTCGAAGCCGGCCAGTGCGCCGCTGGCGACCGGCCCCTCCGACGACCAGGTCAAGAAGCTGTTCGCAGCCGATTCCTATGAAGAAGTCCCGCATGACGGCATGCGCAAGACGATCGCGCGCCGCCTGCTCGAGGCCAAGCAGACCGTCCCGCATTTCTACGTCACGGTGGATTGCGAGCTCGACGCCCTGCTCAAGCTGCGCGGCGAACTGAACGCCGCCGCGCCCGAGAAGGACGGCAAGCCGGCCTACAAGCTCTCGGTCAACGACATGGTGATCAAGGCGCTGGCGCTGGCGCTGAAAGCCGTGCCGGACGCTAATGTGAGCTGGACCGAGAACACCATGCTCAAGCACAAGCACGCCGATGTCGGCGTCGCCGTCTCGATCCCCGGCGGGCTGATCACCCCGATCATCCGCGATGCCTGCCACAAGACCCTGTCGCAGATCTCCAACGAGATGAAGGACATGGCGGCCCGCGCCAAGGCCCGCAAGCTGAAGCCCGAGGAGTATCAGGGCGGCACCACGGCGGTCTCCAATCTCGGCATGTTCGGCGTCAAGGACTTCGCCGCGATCGTGAACCCGCCCCATGCGACCATCCTCGCGGTCGGCGCCGGCGAGCAGCGCGCCGTGGTCAAGGGCGGCCAGCTCGCGGTCGCGACCGTGATGTCGGTGACGCTCTCGACCGACCACCGCGCGGTCGACGGCGCGCTCGGCGCCGAGCTGCTGGCGGCCTTCAAGGGCTATATCGAGAAGCCGATGGCGATGCTGGTGTGA
- a CDS encoding pyruvate dehydrogenase complex E1 component subunit beta: MPIDILMPALSPTMEQGKLAKWLKAEGDSVKAGDIIAEIETDKATMEVEAVDEGILAKILVADGTENVAVNTPIGIIAAEGEDAKAAASGGAGQSDKPAASSPQAAQSAPPAAVGEAPQVAAAPKAESAVANPPATPKSYDASSEFPAGAEIVSMTVREALRDAMAEEMRRDGDVFVMGEEVAEYQGAYKVTQGLLQEFGAKRVIDTPITEHGFAGIGVGAALTGLRPIVEFMTFNFAMQAIDQIINSAAKTLYMSGGQMGCPIVFRGPNGAAARVGAQHSHDYAAWYSNVPGLKVVMPYSASDAKGLLKSAIRDPNPIIFLENEILYGRSFDVPKGDDFLIPIGKAKVARPGTDVTIVSFGIGMTYALGAAEALAKEGIEAEVIDLRTIRPMDIETVVASIQKTNRCVAVEEGFPQSGVTAEIGMKIMEAAFDYLDAPVARVTGKDVPMPYAANLEKLALPNIGEVVAAAKAVCYR; this comes from the coding sequence ATGCCGATCGACATTCTCATGCCTGCCCTTTCGCCCACCATGGAGCAGGGCAAGCTCGCCAAGTGGCTGAAGGCCGAGGGCGACAGCGTCAAGGCGGGTGACATCATCGCCGAGATCGAGACCGACAAGGCGACCATGGAGGTCGAGGCGGTCGACGAGGGCATCCTCGCGAAGATCCTCGTCGCCGACGGCACCGAGAACGTCGCGGTCAACACCCCGATCGGCATCATCGCCGCCGAGGGAGAAGATGCGAAGGCGGCCGCCAGCGGCGGCGCCGGCCAGTCCGACAAGCCGGCCGCGAGCTCGCCCCAGGCGGCGCAGTCGGCTCCGCCGGCGGCCGTAGGCGAGGCGCCGCAGGTCGCTGCCGCGCCCAAGGCTGAATCGGCCGTCGCCAACCCGCCGGCGACGCCCAAGAGCTACGACGCCTCGTCGGAATTCCCGGCCGGTGCCGAGATCGTCAGCATGACGGTCCGCGAGGCGCTGCGCGATGCCATGGCCGAGGAGATGCGCCGCGACGGCGACGTCTTCGTCATGGGCGAGGAGGTCGCCGAGTACCAGGGCGCCTACAAGGTCACGCAGGGGCTGCTGCAGGAGTTCGGCGCCAAGCGCGTCATCGACACGCCGATCACCGAGCATGGCTTCGCCGGCATCGGCGTCGGCGCCGCGTTGACGGGCCTGCGCCCCATCGTCGAGTTCATGACCTTCAACTTCGCCATGCAGGCGATCGACCAGATCATCAACTCCGCCGCCAAGACGCTCTACATGTCCGGCGGCCAGATGGGCTGCCCGATCGTCTTCCGCGGCCCCAACGGCGCGGCTGCCCGCGTCGGCGCCCAGCACAGCCATGACTATGCCGCCTGGTACTCCAACGTGCCCGGTCTCAAGGTGGTGATGCCCTACAGCGCGTCTGATGCGAAGGGCCTGCTCAAGAGCGCCATCCGCGATCCCAACCCGATCATCTTCCTCGAGAACGAGATCCTCTACGGCCGCTCCTTCGACGTGCCGAAGGGTGACGACTTCCTGATTCCGATCGGCAAGGCCAAGGTCGCCCGCCCGGGGACCGACGTCACCATCGTCTCCTTCGGCATCGGCATGACCTATGCGCTCGGCGCCGCCGAGGCCTTGGCCAAGGAGGGCATCGAGGCCGAGGTCATCGACCTCCGCACGATCCGTCCGATGGACATCGAGACCGTCGTCGCCTCGATCCAGAAGACCAACCGCTGCGTCGCGGTCGAGGAGGGCTTCCCGCAGTCCGGCGTCACCGCCGAGATCGGCATGAAGATCATGGAAGCCGCGTTCGACTATCTCGACGCGCCCGTCGCCCGCGTCACCGGCAAGGACGTGCCGATGCCCTACGCCGCGAACCTCGAGAAGCTCGCGCTTCCGAACATCGGCGAGGTCGTCGCGGCGGCCAAGGCCGTCTGCTATCGCTGA
- a CDS encoding PRC-barrel domain-containing protein — MFTRSITTASLALALMGATAIAQTTAPAPSAAPAAPSATMAPSSTTAVAPANTSWQGKWRATQLIGVDIYGPDNAKVGDVTEVLFDKTGKIEMVTVGVGGFLGIGSKDVAIPFSQVNWSETPMASAAPASGMSSGTAGTGTGTAGGTAATAPAGTATGTAATNRAPMMYPDHGKITMTKAQLSDAPAVNYSGS; from the coding sequence ATGTTCACACGTTCCATCACCACGGCTTCGCTGGCCCTCGCCCTGATGGGCGCCACCGCCATCGCCCAGACGACAGCCCCCGCTCCCAGCGCGGCCCCGGCCGCCCCCTCGGCGACCATGGCGCCGTCGTCCACCACTGCCGTGGCTCCGGCCAACACGTCCTGGCAGGGCAAGTGGCGTGCAACGCAGCTGATCGGCGTCGACATCTACGGTCCTGACAACGCCAAGGTCGGCGACGTGACTGAAGTGCTCTTCGACAAGACGGGCAAGATCGAAATGGTCACCGTCGGTGTCGGCGGCTTCCTCGGCATCGGCTCGAAGGATGTCGCGATCCCGTTCTCGCAGGTGAACTGGAGCGAGACCCCGATGGCGTCCGCCGCCCCGGCGAGCGGCATGAGCAGCGGCACGGCCGGCACCGGCACCGGCACCGCTGGGGGCACGGCGGCCACTGCTCCGGCCGGCACGGCGACCGGCACGGCTGCGACCAACCGCGCGCCGATGATGTATCCGGACCACGGCAAGATCACCATGACCAAGGCGCAGCTCAGCGACGCCCCGGCGGTGAACTATTCCGGCAGCTGA
- a CDS encoding NAD(P)H-hydrate dehydratase, producing MAVTQETDLALLDVAGMAAADRAAIAAGTPGLVLMERAGRAVADAVDRRTPPGARILVLCGPGNNGGDGFVAARLLARRGRPVTLALAGGREALSGDAAEMAAAWTGPVEPLAGLTPADYGLIVDALFGAGLNRPLDGAVAELVEAVNAAGRPVVAVDVPSGLFGDTGSSEGPVVRATETVTFFRLKPGHLLVPGRSLCGIVTLADIGIGSELVFTPERPPVLFRNAPALWRAKWPVLAVDTHKYRRGSVLVVAGGLEGVGAPRLGARAALRIGAGLATIACRPEALAAHAARGPDALMQRAVADRAALERLLAEPRLSAVLIGPALGLDAEARDVVAAVLERPVPAVLDADALTIVAGGSSRFARQVARRGAACVLTPHEGEFARVFGEGGGGSKLDRARRAAAKSGAVIVLKGPDTVIACPQGRAAINTTGFPALATAGSGDVLGGLVAGLLAQGMPGFEAACAAVWLHGRAGETLGQGLIADDLPDAVPSLLHEVLDG from the coding sequence ATGGCCGTCACCCAAGAGACCGATCTCGCCCTGCTCGATGTCGCCGGCATGGCGGCCGCTGACCGGGCCGCCATCGCCGCGGGCACGCCAGGCCTCGTCCTGATGGAGCGCGCCGGCCGGGCCGTGGCCGACGCGGTCGACCGGCGCACTCCGCCTGGCGCGCGCATCCTGGTTCTCTGCGGCCCCGGAAACAATGGCGGCGACGGCTTCGTCGCCGCGCGGCTGCTCGCCCGTCGCGGCCGCCCCGTAACCCTGGCGCTGGCGGGAGGTCGGGAGGCGCTCTCGGGCGACGCCGCCGAGATGGCCGCCGCCTGGACGGGCCCGGTCGAGCCGCTCGCGGGGCTGACGCCCGCGGATTACGGGCTAATCGTCGATGCCCTGTTCGGGGCGGGGCTGAACCGGCCGCTGGACGGCGCGGTGGCCGAACTCGTCGAGGCGGTGAATGCGGCGGGCCGCCCGGTCGTCGCAGTCGACGTCCCGAGCGGCTTGTTCGGCGACACAGGGAGCAGCGAAGGACCGGTGGTCCGGGCCACCGAGACCGTCACGTTCTTTCGTCTCAAGCCCGGCCATCTTTTGGTGCCGGGACGCTCTCTCTGCGGGATCGTGACGCTCGCCGATATCGGCATCGGCAGCGAACTCGTGTTTACGCCTGAGCGGCCACCCGTCCTCTTCCGCAACGCCCCCGCGCTGTGGCGGGCAAAGTGGCCCGTCCTCGCAGTGGATACGCATAAGTACCGCCGCGGCTCGGTCCTGGTGGTGGCGGGTGGTCTCGAAGGGGTCGGGGCACCCCGGCTCGGGGCGCGGGCGGCTCTCCGGATCGGGGCGGGGCTGGCGACCATCGCCTGCCGGCCGGAGGCGCTGGCCGCCCATGCCGCACGAGGCCCGGACGCGCTGATGCAGCGGGCGGTGGCGGACCGGGCGGCGCTGGAGCGGCTGCTCGCCGAGCCGAGGCTCTCTGCGGTGCTGATCGGGCCGGCGCTCGGGCTGGACGCCGAAGCCCGGGACGTCGTCGCCGCCGTGCTGGAACGACCGGTGCCGGCCGTGCTCGATGCCGACGCGCTGACGATCGTCGCCGGCGGATCGTCTCGTTTCGCCCGGCAGGTCGCCCGGCGCGGCGCCGCCTGCGTGCTGACACCCCATGAGGGCGAGTTCGCCCGCGTCTTCGGGGAGGGGGGCGGCGGCTCGAAGCTCGACCGGGCGCGCCGCGCTGCCGCGAAATCCGGGGCGGTGATCGTGCTGAAGGGGCCGGACACGGTGATCGCCTGTCCGCAGGGACGCGCTGCCATCAACACGACGGGCTTTCCGGCGCTGGCGACGGCGGGATCCGGCGACGTGCTCGGCGGGCTCGTGGCGGGATTGCTGGCCCAGGGCATGCCGGGCTTCGAGGCGGCCTGTGCCGCTGTCTGGCTGCACGGACGGGCCGGAGAGACGCTGGGGCAAGGCCTGATCGCCGATGATCTGCCGGATGCCGTCCCGTCGCTGCTTCACGAAGTGCTGGACGGCTGA